The following nucleotide sequence is from Prosthecobacter sp..
AAAAATTGGCGCTGTTCAGGATTGCATCCTGCAGGGCGCCCGTTTTCAGGAAGGTGTCGTTGCGCAGGTTGTCAGTGAGACTTCCTGACGTTGCCCCATCTGCAGGATCGTTGTCTGAATGGCGTCGTGATGGTGGTGTCATTGCGGTGGTTCCCAAATGACATCCGTTTGGCCGGGTTTGTCGCGGTTGGCACAGTCGGGGCAACACCTTGGAGATGTTATGGGGTCTTCACCCCATACGAAGGCCGCCGGTTTAGGCGATGTCACCTGCCGCTGTTCTCGCTTCACTCTTTGCCAGGACCAATCAATTCGATCAGCATGGGAGCAATCTCGCTCAGCGGCAGGATAAAATCGACATCGCCGGTCTTGATCGAAGTGTGCGGCATGCTGAAATCTTGGGATGAGGGCCGGTCCTGGGCGATGACCATGCCGCCCTGGTCCTTGATGATGCTCACCCCGAATGAGCCATCGCCATCGCCACCCGTGAGCACCACGGCAATGGCCTTCTTTTGGTACACTTCGGCCACCGAAGCAAACAGCGGCTCGGCCGACGGGCGCGCATAATGAACTTTTTCCGCCGAGGAGGAGGACAACTCAAGGATGCCGCCTTCGACCACGGACAAGTGGTGATTGGGCGGAGCGACAAAAACACTCGAATGGCAGAGGATGTCGCCAGTTTTCGCCTGCCTGACCTCCAATAGAGAACGGCTGCTTAAAATCTCAGCCAGGAGACTCTCATGACACGGGGAAAGATGCATCACGATGGCAATGGCGGCGGGGAAGTCCGCCGGCAAGCCGCCTAGAATGACGGACAAGGCTTTCAAGCCACCCGCAGACGCCGCCATGGCGATGACGCAACGGGCCGGATCGCATGGAGTCTCATTCATGAAGCATGCTGTGGCTGGGTTTCGTTGATCTGTCTGGCGCTAGACGAGGGTCACCTGCACGCTGCTCTCGATGATGCCGGTGGCGATGAGCCGGGGTGCCTTCATCTCTCATCGCTGTGAGCGGAGAACTCGCCTCCGGTGGGTTCATTTTCACCTGCCTGGAATCGTTCTGCTGTCTGTATGCTGCCGGCCTCGGTTGACCAAAAGGCTGAACCTAACGTGCCACGGACGCAGGGAGGCAAAGCATTTTCTCCATAGACATGATTGAGGCCAATGTGCAGGCCAAGGCTGATGGGAGCATTCTCACCTGCCAGCGTGATGAGATTGCCCACGCATAGCGGTCCGTCGTGATGTGAACATCGCAACGGGCAGTTTGGGCAGGGTCTGAGGTTGTTCATCGCCGTGGAATGTGGGTTGGGGGCAGGTCATCGCCGGCCTCACATCGTCACGCTGAAATGATGTTCTGCGACTTCAAGGCATTGGAAGCTTTGGAGACTTTCATGGGGCTGACATCATGCCAAGGCACGGTGTTGTTACCATGGGGTGTTCACCCCAGATGCAGCCATGACTGGCCCCGCTACACGATGGTCACCTGCACGCTGCTCTCGATGATGCCGGCGGCGATGGCGTGGCGGGTCAGGCCGGCGGTGTCGTGGATGTTGAGCTTGTCCATGAGGCTCTGGCGGTGCTTTTCGACCGTTTTGACGCTGATTTTAAGCTCGTCGGCGGTTTCCTTGTTGGCTTTGCCTTCCGCGATGAGCTGGAGCACCTCCATCTCGCGTGAACTCAGTTTGGTGGGGTCTTTGTCCGTGCTCAGTTCACCACGGTCATGGGATTTCTGCTTCTGATGGTTGCGGCGCTTGGAAATGACCGGGCTGAAGCAGGTTTTCCCCTCCTGAACGCGGCGGATCGCCTCCGGCAGCGTATGGGCGGCCGTTTGCTTGATGAGATAACCCACAGCGCCGATCGCCATGACCTTGGCGACGTAGGCGTCATCGCTGTGGGCGGAGAGGATGAGCACCTTGGTGTCCGGGGCGGCATGGAGGATCTGCCGCGTGGCTTCCATGCCGTTGAGCAGCGGCATGGCGATGTCCATGACCACCACCTGAGGATGAAGCTTGGCCACGAGTTCCACGGCCTGGCGGCCATTCTCGGCCTCACCGACGACCTCGATGTCGGTCTCCAGTTTCAGCAAGGCCCGCAGGCCTTCGCGGACGATCATGTGGTCTTCAGCCAGCAGGACGGTGATGGGTTTCATGGGCATTGCAGGGATACGGGTTTGATGGGCTTAAAGTAAACACGGCCTTGATGAATCTCACGGATCGCCACAGCCAGGATGTGAGCGTCACTTTGCTTGACCAGGTAGCCTGATGCACCCAGCGCCCTGGCCTGCTGGGCATAGGCTTCCTCGTCGTAGGAGGAGAGCACCAGCACCTTGGTGGACGCCGGTGTGCTCGCCCGAATCCGTTTGAGGGCCTCCAGCCCGTTGAGCAGCGGCATGGCCAGGTCCATGACCACGACATCCGGCACCAGTTTGCTGGCGAAGGCGACGGCTTGATGCCCGTTGCAGGCTTCACCGACGACTTCCATGTCGGCTTCCAACTGGAGCAGGGCACGCAGCCCCTCACGGACGATCGTGTGATCATCGGCGAGCAGAACGGTGATGCGTTTCATGGGCATTCGAGGGGTGAAGATTCGGATGATTTTTCCGGCGGGCACTTTTCCGCAGCGGCCACCACCGGCGGTGGAATTTCCACGCGGACGGTGGTGCCTGCGCCAGGAGCGGACTCCACGCAGAACGTACCGCCGACCATCTCGACGCGCTCGCGCATGCCGAGCAGTCCCAGGCGGTTGTTCTTGGTTTTTGCCTGCGTGGTGCCATCCACCTCGAAGCCCTGGCCGTCGTCTTTGATTTCCATGCGGATGAGGCCCTCGATCTCCTGGATGCTCACTTCGGCATTATTGGCTTTCGCGTGACGTGACACGTTGGTGAGCGCCTCCTGGGCGATGCGGTAGAACACCGTGCGGATGTCGCTGTCGGATTGCTCAATGCCGGCAAACACCGTGAGCGTGACACGGATGCCCGTGTCCGCCATGTAGCCCTTGAGGAAGGACTGAAGGGCGGGGATCAAACCGAGATCATCCAGCACGGCGGGGCGCAGCTCGCGCGCGAAGCGGTGCACGATGTCCACCGACTTCTCCACCAGCAGTTGCGTGCTGCTGATCTTGCTTTGCAGATCCTTGATGCTGTCCATGGACTCGCCCTTCAAGGCCGCCAGCCGCACATTGATGCCCGTGAGCGTCTGGGCGATGACGTCATGCAGCTCACGGCTGATCTTCCGGCGCTCCTCCTCCTGTGCCGACAAAAGCTGGCGGGAGAGATGCCGCAGTTCCTCCTGCATCTGCCGGGATTTCTCCAGCAGCCGGCTGGAAGTCTGCTCGCTGGAGCGGAGGGATTCCTCCACCGCCTTCCGCTGCACGATCTCCTGTTTCAAATCCGCCACCGAAGCCGCCAGCTCCAGCGTACGCTGGCTCAGCGCCTTGATCATTTGATTCAGGTGCGTGTTCGCCTCCCGCGCCCCGCGATGCGTTTCCTCGATGGGGGTGAGCGCTTCGGCGAAAAACATGCCCGCCCGTCCCATCAGGCCATCACTGGTGCTGGAGGAATAACCGGGCAGCACCAGCGCCACCAGGGCGATCTCGTGCATCCGCGCCAGATCCAGCGTCTCCAGCCCGAGGCTCATGGCATGACGTCCCAGCGCACGCACCGGCTCCAAGTCTGCCTTGGGGTCCGCCTTGAGATAGGTCTGCAAGGCCGCGAGGTAGAGCCGCGACATCTCGCCGAGATTAGGTTTTATGGGGCGTGCCGAACTCATGGGCGAAGCGGTTGATGGTTTCCACGGAGGCTTCCACCAGCCGTTGGGTGGTGGCGATTTCTTTGGCGAGGCCCAGATGCTGGGCGGCGGCCTCTTTCTTCAAGGACAGCAGTTTCACATGGATGCCGAGCAGGGTCTGGCCGATCTCGTCATGGAGCTGGAGGCTCATCTTTTTCCGCTCCTCCTCATTCGCCGCCAGAATCTTGCGCGTCATGTCCAGCAGGTTCTTCTCCAGCAGCAGGGATTCCTTGAGCAACAGGTCGAAGGCCCGTTCACTCGTCTCGAGAGCGGCTTCCGCCGTCTTGCGCGCGGTGATGCCCCGCTGCAGTTCACGGTTGGTGTCCGTCAGCTCCTGCGTGCGCTCACTCAGGGTGACATTCAGTTGTTTCAAGTCCACGCTGGCCTCCAGCGCGATGCGGTGCGTCTCCTCGATGGGCACGATGGCTTCGGTGAAAAACAGCACCGCGCGCGCGGTCATGGCCTTGCGCACGGCGGCGGAAGAGTCCGGCAGCAGCAGCGCCGCCAGCGCCAGCTCATGAATCTTGGCCAGATCCAGCGTCTCCAGACCGAGGGCCACGGTCAGG
It contains:
- a CDS encoding chemotaxis protein CheB; the protein is MNETPCDPARCVIAMAASAGGLKALSVILGGLPADFPAAIAIVMHLSPCHESLLAEILSSRSLLEVRQAKTGDILCHSSVFVAPPNHHLSVVEGGILELSSSSAEKVHYARPSAEPLFASVAEVYQKKAIAVVLTGGDGDGSFGVSIIKDQGGMVIAQDRPSSQDFSMPHTSIKTGDVDFILPLSEIAPMLIELIGPGKE
- a CDS encoding response regulator transcription factor, encoding MKPITVLLAEDHMIVREGLRALLKLETDIEVVGEAENGRQAVELVAKLHPQVVVMDIAMPLLNGMEATRQILHAAPDTKVLILSAHSDDAYVAKVMAIGAVGYLIKQTAAHTLPEAIRRVQEGKTCFSPVISKRRNHQKQKSHDRGELSTDKDPTKLSSREMEVLQLIAEGKANKETADELKISVKTVEKHRQSLMDKLNIHDTAGLTRHAIAAGIIESSVQVTIV
- a CDS encoding response regulator transcription factor, with the translated sequence MKRITVLLADDHTIVREGLRALLQLEADMEVVGEACNGHQAVAFASKLVPDVVVMDLAMPLLNGLEALKRIRASTPASTKVLVLSSYDEEAYAQQARALGASGYLVKQSDAHILAVAIREIHQGRVYFKPIKPVSLQCP
- a CDS encoding sensor histidine kinase, whose translation is MSSARPIKPNLGEMSRLYLAALQTYLKADPKADLEPVRALGRHAMSLGLETLDLARMHEIALVALVLPGYSSSTSDGLMGRAGMFFAEALTPIEETHRGAREANTHLNQMIKALSQRTLELAASVADLKQEIVQRKAVEESLRSSEQTSSRLLEKSRQMQEELRHLSRQLLSAQEEERRKISRELHDVIAQTLTGINVRLAALKGESMDSIKDLQSKISSTQLLVEKSVDIVHRFARELRPAVLDDLGLIPALQSFLKGYMADTGIRVTLTVFAGIEQSDSDIRTVFYRIAQEALTNVSRHAKANNAEVSIQEIEGLIRMEIKDDGQGFEVDGTTQAKTKNNRLGLLGMRERVEMVGGTFCVESAPGAGTTVRVEIPPPVVAAAEKCPPEKSSESSPLECP
- a CDS encoding histidine kinase, which encodes MKTSQLSRLSDQYLAALRRQFEQDPPVALPAAHALGSLTVALGLETLDLAKIHELALAALLLPDSSAAVRKAMTARAVLFFTEAIVPIEETHRIALEASVDLKQLNVTLSERTQELTDTNRELQRGITARKTAEAALETSERAFDLLLKESLLLEKNLLDMTRKILAANEEERKKMSLQLHDEIGQTLLGIHVKLLSLKKEAAAQHLGLAKEIATTQRLVEASVETINRFAHEFGTPHKT